The proteins below come from a single Xenopus tropicalis strain Nigerian chromosome 9, UCB_Xtro_10.0, whole genome shotgun sequence genomic window:
- the LOC100493528 gene encoding sulfotransferase 1C2-like, whose translation MDPRTIQEVVKKTENSQVTMRHIEGVPLLGSTCDAWDSIYGFKARGDDILIATFPKAGTTWMQEIVDLILLEGDVEKSRRAPSFIKVPFLELIPLKPMPSGVELAQTMKSPRVLKTHLPINLLPPSFWEKNVKAVYVARNAKDCMVSYYYFQKISKSLPDPGTWENYFSTFLSGDVPWGSWFDHVIGWGKAMDKHQILFIFYEDMIEDPMREIRKVMKFLGKDLSEEVLENIKYHTSFQAMKENPMTNFSLHPNVDQTISLFMRKGTVGDWRNHFSVAQNIIFDEEYKKKMEGSGLNFRTEL comes from the exons ATGGATCCAAGGACAATTCAAGAAGTGGTAAAGAAGACAGAGAATTCCCAGGTTACTATGCGCCATATTGAGGGGGTCCCCCTGCTGGGCTCCACCTGTGACGCGTGGGACTCTATATACGGTTTCAAGGCCCGGGGGGACGACATTCTCATTGCTACCTTCCCCAAAGCAG GGACAACGTGGATGCAGGAGATCGTGGATCTGATATTACTGGAGGGAGACGTAGAGAAGAGCAGGAGGGCCCCGTCTTTCATCAAAGTGCCATTCCTAGAATTGATACCACTGAAGCCCATGCCGTCAG GTGTGGAGTTGGCACAAACCATGAAATCCCCCCGTGTCCTAAAAACTCACTTACCTATTAACCTGCTGCCCCCCTCCTTTTGGGAGAAGAATGTCAAG GCTGTCTATGTTGCCAGAAATGCCAAGGACTGTATGGTTTCTTATTATTACTTTCAAAAGATAAGCAAATCTCTGCCGGACCCCGGAACCTGGGAGAATTACTTCTCGACATTCCTGTCTGGAGATG tgccatggggcagttggtttgaCCATGTGATTGGCTGGGGGAAAGCTATGGACAAACACCAGATTCTCTTTATCTTCTATGAGGACATGATCGAG GACCCAATGCGTGAGATTCGCAAAGTCATGAAGTTCCTGGGGAAGGACTTATCTGAGGAGGTTCTGGAGAACATCAAGTATCACACTTCCTTCCAGGCAATGAAGGAGAACCCTATGACTAACTTTAGCCTACATCCTAATGTGGACCAAACCATTTCTCTTTTCATGAGGAAAG GGACCGTGGGGGATTGGAGAAACCATTTCTCGGTGGCACAGAACATTATCTTTGATGAGGAATACAAGAAGAAGATGGAGGGCAGTGGGCTGAACTTCCGCACTGAACTCTGA